Proteins encoded by one window of Mycolicibacterium sp. ND9-15:
- a CDS encoding acyltransferase family protein → MSVHRSSRAHRRGEIPALDGIRAVAVALVLADHGGIPGVSGGFLGVDVFFVLSGFLITSLLLDEHARTGRIRLRDFWIRRARRLLPALLVMVLAVVAARGFFSAEAVSSLRDDAVASLFWVANWAFVAQRTDYFSQGAPPSPLQHTWSLGVEEQYYLLWPLLLIAVAFVFCRRSPTHLRWAVLGLAAAGAIASAVAAIAFTHDATLNRVYFGTDTRAQALLIGAAAAALLVRDWTTVTLAGPVIRTRWLRWVARFSSVVGVVVLGFAVHMATGSVGDFRAGLLIVVALAAAAVVGAVAMDQDGPVARVLAWRPLVLLGAISYGVYLWHWPIFLAVNGERTGWSGWSLFALRCAATLAVAAVSWWLLEQPIRRWRPVIVPMLPLAGATAATAAAITMTVLPVSVPPGPPEDLSIDSAALVAPEVPVAVQRPTVRRPGARTVAVFGDSVAWTLMRYLPETPGLAFADHTTIGCGIARGGPYRYTGQTLNQKPDCDTWPSRWSERVKHQRPDVVLLIVGRWEVVDRMNEGRWTHIGEPTYDAYLRAELNHALDILSSTGARVVVTTEPYTRRAEKRDGSLYPEDDPDRTDDWNALLRSAVKYRQNVTVLDLNRKLGPNGGYTNWIGGIRIRSDGVHPTPEAVEWMTPWLTDALR, encoded by the coding sequence GGGCGTCTCGGGTGGGTTCCTGGGCGTCGACGTGTTCTTCGTGTTGAGCGGTTTCCTGATCACCTCGCTGCTGCTCGACGAGCACGCACGCACCGGGCGAATCCGGTTGCGTGACTTCTGGATCCGCCGGGCCCGCAGATTGCTGCCGGCCCTGCTGGTGATGGTGCTCGCGGTGGTGGCCGCGCGGGGGTTCTTCTCGGCGGAGGCGGTCTCGTCGCTGCGCGACGACGCCGTCGCCTCGCTGTTCTGGGTGGCCAACTGGGCGTTCGTCGCACAGCGCACCGACTACTTCTCGCAGGGCGCCCCGCCGTCGCCGCTGCAGCACACCTGGTCGCTGGGCGTCGAGGAGCAGTACTACCTGCTGTGGCCGCTGCTGCTGATCGCCGTCGCCTTCGTGTTCTGCCGGCGAAGCCCGACACATCTGCGGTGGGCGGTGTTGGGCCTGGCCGCCGCGGGCGCGATCGCGTCGGCGGTGGCGGCGATCGCGTTCACCCACGACGCGACGTTGAACCGCGTCTACTTCGGCACCGACACCCGCGCGCAGGCCCTGCTCATCGGCGCCGCGGCGGCCGCCCTGCTGGTCCGGGACTGGACAACCGTGACCCTGGCCGGGCCGGTGATCAGGACGCGGTGGCTGCGATGGGTGGCCCGCTTTTCATCGGTCGTCGGCGTCGTCGTGCTCGGGTTCGCGGTGCACATGGCAACCGGCAGCGTCGGCGACTTCCGCGCGGGCCTGCTGATCGTCGTCGCGCTCGCGGCCGCCGCCGTGGTCGGCGCGGTCGCGATGGATCAGGACGGACCGGTCGCGCGCGTGCTGGCGTGGCGACCGCTGGTGTTGCTGGGTGCGATCTCCTACGGCGTGTACCTGTGGCACTGGCCGATCTTCCTGGCGGTCAACGGCGAGCGCACCGGATGGTCCGGGTGGTCGTTGTTCGCGCTGCGGTGCGCGGCGACGCTCGCGGTGGCGGCAGTGTCGTGGTGGCTGCTCGAACAGCCGATTCGGCGCTGGCGGCCGGTGATCGTTCCGATGCTGCCGTTGGCCGGCGCGACGGCCGCCACCGCGGCGGCGATCACGATGACGGTGCTGCCGGTCAGCGTGCCACCGGGACCGCCGGAGGACCTGAGCATCGACTCCGCCGCGCTGGTTGCACCCGAGGTGCCGGTCGCAGTGCAACGCCCCACCGTTCGCCGCCCGGGCGCCAGGACGGTCGCGGTGTTCGGCGACTCGGTGGCCTGGACGTTGATGCGCTACCTGCCGGAGACGCCGGGCCTGGCGTTCGCCGATCACACGACGATCGGATGCGGTATCGCACGCGGCGGGCCGTACCGCTACACCGGGCAGACGCTGAACCAGAAGCCGGACTGCGACACATGGCCGAGCAGGTGGTCAGAGCGGGTCAAACATCAACGACCCGACGTGGTGCTGCTGATCGTGGGGCGCTGGGAGGTCGTCGACCGGATGAACGAGGGCCGGTGGACGCACATCGGCGAGCCGACCTACGACGCCTATCTGCGGGCGGAACTCAACCACGCGCTCGACATCCTGTCCTCGACCGGCGCGCGCGTCGTCGTCACCACCGAGCCGTACACCCGCCGAGCCGAGAAACGGGACGGCAGCCTGTACCCGGAGGACGACCCGGATCGCACCGACGACTGGAACGCGTTGCTGCGCAGCGCCGTCAAGTACCGGCAGAACGTCACCGTGCTCGACCTGAACCGCAAGCTCGGGCCGAACGGCGGCTACACCAACTGGATCGGCGGCATCCGCATCCGCAGCGACGGTGTTCATCCCACCCCGGAAGCGGTCGAGTGGATGACGCCGTGGTTGACCGACGCGCTGCGCTGA
- a CDS encoding chorismate mutase, producing the protein MTTETETVPDIDDLRHEIDRLDAEILAAVKRRTEVSKMIGQARMASGGTRLVHSREMKVIERYSELGPEGKDLAMLLLRLGRGRLGH; encoded by the coding sequence ATGACGACCGAAACCGAGACCGTGCCCGATATTGATGACCTGCGCCATGAGATCGACCGACTCGACGCCGAGATTCTCGCGGCCGTGAAGCGCCGTACCGAGGTGTCCAAAATGATCGGCCAGGCCCGGATGGCCTCCGGCGGGACCCGGCTGGTGCACAGCCGCGAGATGAAGGTGATCGAGCGCTACAGCGAACTCGGTCCCGAGGGCAAGGACCTCGCGATGCTGCTGCTGCGGCTGGGTCGCGGCCGCCTCGGTCACTGA
- the pcrA gene encoding DNA helicase PcrA encodes MTLSTPVTDTEHLLDGLNPQQRQAVLHEGTPLLIVAGAGSGKTAVLTRRIAYLLAARDVGVGQVLAITFTNKAAAEMRERVVGLVGPRARAMWVSTFHSTCVRILRNQASLIKGLNSNFSIYDADDSRRLLLMIGKDMGLDTKRYSPRLLANAISNHKNELIGPEQAALEASEAGEELPGIVAGVYAEYQRRLRAANALDFDDLIGETVAVLQAFPQIAQYYRRRFRHILVDEYQDTNHAQYVLVRELVGTAALHDDAAGVAPAELCVVGDADQSIYAFRGATIRNIEDFERDFPNATTILLEQNYRSTQNILNAANSVISRNTGRREKRLWTDEGDGELIVGYVADNEHDEARFVAQEIDALIDDGGSYNDVAVFYRTNNSSRALEEVFIRAGIPYKVVGGVRFYERREIRDIVAYLRVLDNPGDSVSMRRILNTPRRGIGDRAEACVAVYAENTGSSFNDALQAAAEGKVPMLNTRAEKCISAFVEMLDDLRGRLDGELGELVEAVLDRTGYRTELESSSDPQDLARLDNLNELVSVAHEFSTDLANARALGEDEPVDEDVPDTGVLAQFLERVSLVADADELPEHGAGVVTMMTLHTAKGLEFPVVFVTGWEDGMFPHMRALGDPGELSEERRLAYVGITRARQRLYVSRAKVRSSWGQPMLNPESRFLKEIPQHLIDWRRTDPEKGRPSFSAPVSGSGRFGTPRPSPTRSGAGKRPLLVLEPGDRVTHDKYGLGRVEEVTGAGESAMSLIDFGSSGRVKLMHNHAPISKL; translated from the coding sequence ATGACTCTCTCGACACCGGTCACCGACACCGAGCACCTGCTCGACGGGCTCAACCCGCAGCAACGCCAGGCCGTGCTGCACGAAGGCACGCCGCTGCTCATCGTCGCCGGCGCCGGTTCCGGCAAGACCGCCGTGCTCACCCGCCGGATCGCCTACCTCCTGGCCGCCCGTGACGTCGGCGTCGGCCAGGTGCTGGCCATCACGTTCACGAACAAGGCCGCCGCCGAGATGCGCGAGCGCGTGGTGGGGCTGGTCGGGCCGCGCGCCCGCGCGATGTGGGTGTCGACGTTCCACTCGACGTGTGTGCGGATCCTGCGCAACCAGGCGTCGTTGATCAAGGGCCTGAACTCGAACTTCTCGATCTACGACGCCGACGACTCGCGTCGCCTGCTGTTGATGATCGGCAAGGACATGGGGCTGGACACCAAGCGGTACTCGCCGCGGCTGCTGGCCAACGCCATCTCCAACCACAAGAACGAGCTGATCGGGCCGGAGCAGGCGGCGCTCGAGGCGTCCGAGGCGGGCGAGGAGTTGCCCGGCATCGTCGCCGGGGTCTACGCCGAGTACCAGCGGCGCCTGCGGGCGGCCAACGCGCTAGACTTCGACGACCTGATCGGCGAGACGGTCGCTGTGCTGCAAGCCTTTCCGCAAATCGCGCAGTACTACCGGCGGCGGTTCCGGCACATCCTGGTCGACGAGTACCAGGACACCAACCACGCGCAGTACGTGTTGGTGCGTGAGTTGGTGGGGACGGCCGCCTTGCACGATGATGCAGCCGGCGTCGCGCCTGCCGAGCTGTGCGTGGTGGGCGACGCCGACCAGTCGATCTACGCGTTCCGGGGTGCGACCATCCGCAACATCGAGGACTTCGAACGCGACTTTCCCAACGCCACAACGATTCTGCTCGAACAGAACTACCGCTCGACGCAGAACATCCTGAACGCCGCGAACTCGGTCATCTCCCGCAACACCGGTCGCCGCGAGAAGCGGCTGTGGACCGACGAAGGCGACGGTGAGCTGATCGTCGGCTATGTCGCCGACAACGAGCACGACGAGGCCAGGTTCGTCGCCCAGGAGATCGACGCGCTCATCGACGACGGGGGAAGTTATAACGACGTCGCGGTGTTCTACCGCACCAACAACTCGTCGCGCGCGCTGGAAGAGGTGTTCATCCGCGCCGGCATCCCGTACAAAGTCGTTGGCGGCGTGCGCTTTTACGAACGTCGGGAGATCCGCGACATCGTCGCGTACCTGCGGGTGCTGGACAACCCCGGTGACTCGGTGAGCATGCGGCGCATCCTCAACACCCCGCGCCGAGGCATCGGCGACCGCGCCGAAGCCTGCGTGGCCGTCTACGCCGAGAACACCGGGTCCAGCTTCAACGACGCGCTGCAGGCCGCCGCCGAGGGCAAGGTGCCGATGCTCAACACCCGCGCTGAGAAGTGCATCTCGGCGTTCGTGGAGATGCTCGACGACCTGCGCGGGCGCCTCGACGGTGAGCTGGGCGAGTTGGTCGAAGCGGTGCTCGACCGCACCGGCTACCGCACCGAACTCGAGTCGTCCAGCGATCCGCAGGATCTCGCGCGTCTGGACAACCTCAACGAGTTGGTCAGCGTCGCACACGAATTCAGCACCGACCTGGCCAACGCCCGGGCGCTCGGCGAGGATGAGCCCGTCGACGAGGACGTCCCCGACACCGGTGTGCTGGCACAGTTCCTCGAGCGGGTGTCGCTGGTGGCCGATGCCGACGAGCTACCCGAGCACGGCGCCGGCGTGGTCACGATGATGACGCTGCACACCGCCAAGGGCCTCGAGTTCCCGGTGGTGTTCGTGACCGGCTGGGAGGACGGCATGTTCCCGCACATGCGGGCGCTGGGCGACCCCGGCGAACTGTCCGAGGAGCGGCGGCTGGCCTACGTCGGCATCACCCGGGCCCGGCAGCGGCTCTACGTCAGCCGGGCCAAGGTCCGCTCGTCGTGGGGCCAGCCGATGCTCAACCCGGAGTCGCGGTTCCTCAAGGAGATTCCGCAGCACCTCATCGACTGGCGCCGCACCGATCCCGAGAAGGGAAGGCCGTCGTTCAGCGCGCCGGTCAGCGGTTCGGGCCGCTTCGGAACCCCGCGCCCGTCGCCCACGCGGTCCGGCGCCGGGAAGCGCCCGCTGCTGGTGCTCGAACCCGGCGACCGGGTCACCCACGACAAGTACGGGCTGGGCCGCGTCGAGGAGGTCACCGGCGCCGGCGAGTCGGCGATGTCGCTGATCGACTTCGGCAGCTCCGGTCGCGTCAAGCTGATGCACAACCACGCGCCCATCAGCAAGCTCTAG
- a CDS encoding M23 family metallopeptidase — protein MASHRSSGSHRRSSTNRQISRRVIESPAEVTDIIPFNEFGGLPDLGADADFRENSAFDREARVMHAPELDDLTDTDDLVPLRLAVPSEFRAGLQPGSRHTRRSHAYRDSHTDTSDGMAATDVIKIAGRAGQHRRQEVPVKGRLMVAAMAVGATAAGAYSMANTAQESSSQTVLAVDQDTLAGPISGSVDGMQIVAVTPAASSAVHTEEIQKAAAFAQERAEREARLQRPMFVMPTKGVWTSGFGYRWGALHGGIDIANSIGTPVLAASDGVVISAGPYAGYGNMVKVRHSDGTVTLYGHLSSWQVEVGQRVWAGDQIAKMGNTGNSTGPHLHFEVHLNGTDRVDPVGWLAKRGLSPGN, from the coding sequence TTGGCTTCGCACCGTTCGTCCGGATCTCATCGCAGATCGTCGACGAATCGGCAAATCAGCCGCCGCGTAATCGAATCCCCAGCAGAAGTCACCGACATCATCCCGTTCAACGAGTTCGGCGGCTTGCCCGATTTGGGGGCTGACGCCGACTTCCGCGAGAACAGCGCCTTTGACCGGGAAGCCCGGGTCATGCACGCTCCCGAACTCGACGACCTGACCGACACCGACGATCTCGTCCCCCTGCGCCTGGCGGTGCCGTCGGAGTTCCGGGCCGGACTCCAGCCCGGTTCGAGGCACACGCGCCGCTCGCACGCCTACCGCGACAGCCACACCGACACCAGCGACGGCATGGCCGCCACCGACGTCATCAAGATCGCCGGTCGCGCAGGCCAGCACCGCAGGCAAGAGGTCCCCGTGAAGGGTCGGCTGATGGTCGCGGCGATGGCGGTCGGTGCTACCGCGGCGGGCGCATACTCGATGGCCAACACCGCACAGGAGTCGTCCTCCCAGACCGTGCTTGCCGTCGATCAGGACACGCTCGCCGGGCCCATCAGCGGTTCGGTGGACGGCATGCAGATCGTCGCCGTGACGCCCGCCGCCAGTTCGGCGGTGCACACCGAGGAGATCCAGAAGGCGGCCGCATTCGCGCAGGAGCGTGCCGAACGCGAGGCGCGCCTGCAACGGCCGATGTTCGTGATGCCCACCAAGGGCGTGTGGACGTCGGGCTTCGGCTACCGCTGGGGCGCGCTGCACGGCGGAATCGACATCGCGAACTCGATCGGCACCCCGGTGCTCGCGGCCTCCGACGGCGTCGTCATCTCCGCGGGCCCATACGCCGGCTACGGCAACATGGTCAAGGTGCGTCACTCCGACGGCACGGTGACGCTGTACGGGCACCTCAGCTCGTGGCAGGTCGAGGTCGGTCAACGGGTGTGGGCGGGCGACCAGATCGCCAAAATGGGCAACACCGGCAACTCGACCGGCCCACACCTGCACTTCGAGGTGCACCTGAACGGCACCGACCGCGTCGACCCGGTGGGCTGGCTGGCCAAGCGAGGCCTGAGCCCAGGCAACTAA
- the sucC gene encoding ADP-forming succinate--CoA ligase subunit beta: MDLFEYQAKELFAKHNVPTTPGRVTDTAEDAKAIAEEIGKPVMVKAQVKTGGRGKAGGVKYAATPDDAFTHAQNILGLDIKGHIVKKLLVSEASDIAEEYYISFLLDRANRTYLAMCSVEGGMEIEEVAATKPDRLAKVPVDATKGVDEAFAREIAEKGHLPAEVLDAAAVTIAKLWEVFVGEDATLVEVNPLVRTPDNQILALDGKVTLDANADFRHPEHAEFEDREATDPLELKAKEHDLNYVKLDGAVGIIGNGAGLVMSTLDVTAYAGEKHGGVKPANFLDIGGGASAEVMAAGLDVILHDPQVKSVFVNVFGGITACDEVANGIVNALKILGDEANKPLVVRLDGNNVDEGRRILAEANHPLVTEVDTMDEAADKAAELAAKA, translated from the coding sequence ATGGATCTCTTCGAATATCAGGCGAAAGAGCTTTTCGCCAAGCACAACGTGCCCACCACACCGGGTCGGGTGACCGACACCGCCGAGGACGCCAAGGCGATCGCCGAGGAAATCGGCAAGCCCGTGATGGTCAAGGCGCAGGTCAAGACCGGTGGCCGCGGTAAGGCCGGCGGCGTGAAGTACGCGGCCACCCCGGACGACGCGTTCACCCACGCGCAGAACATCCTCGGTCTCGACATCAAGGGCCACATCGTCAAGAAGCTGCTGGTCTCGGAGGCCAGCGACATCGCCGAGGAGTACTACATCTCGTTCCTGCTCGACCGCGCGAACCGAACCTACCTGGCGATGTGCTCGGTCGAGGGCGGGATGGAGATCGAAGAGGTCGCCGCAACCAAGCCTGACCGGCTGGCCAAGGTGCCGGTCGACGCGACCAAGGGCGTCGACGAGGCGTTCGCCCGCGAGATCGCCGAGAAAGGCCACCTGCCCGCCGAGGTCCTCGACGCCGCCGCCGTGACCATCGCCAAGCTGTGGGAGGTGTTCGTCGGCGAGGACGCCACACTGGTCGAGGTCAACCCGCTGGTGCGCACGCCGGACAATCAGATCCTCGCGCTGGACGGCAAGGTCACCCTCGACGCCAACGCCGACTTTCGCCATCCGGAGCACGCGGAGTTCGAGGACCGCGAGGCGACCGACCCGCTGGAGCTCAAGGCCAAGGAGCACGACCTCAACTACGTCAAGCTCGACGGGGCGGTGGGCATCATCGGCAACGGCGCCGGTCTGGTGATGTCGACGCTCGACGTCACCGCCTACGCCGGTGAGAAGCACGGCGGCGTGAAGCCGGCCAACTTCCTCGACATCGGCGGCGGCGCCTCGGCCGAGGTGATGGCCGCGGGGCTGGACGTCATCCTGCACGACCCACAGGTCAAAAGCGTGTTCGTCAACGTGTTCGGCGGCATCACCGCGTGCGACGAGGTCGCCAACGGCATCGTCAACGCGCTGAAGATTCTCGGCGACGAGGCCAACAAGCCGCTGGTCGTGCGCCTCGACGGCAACAACGTCGACGAGGGGCGCCGCATCCTCGCCGAGGCCAACCATCCGCTGGTGACCGAGGTGGACACGATGGACGAAGCCGCCGACAAGGCTGCCGAGCTGGCCGCGAAAGCCTGA